The Pelmatolapia mariae isolate MD_Pm_ZW linkage group LG10_11, Pm_UMD_F_2, whole genome shotgun sequence genome includes a region encoding these proteins:
- the med31 gene encoding mediator of RNA polymerase II transcription subunit 31, with protein METDEQARNRFQLELEFVQCLANPNYLNFLAQRGILRDRSFINYLKYLLYWKEPEYAKFLKYPHCLHMLELLQYEHFRKELVNAQCAKFIDEQQLLHWQHYSRKRMRLQQALAEQTQAQPQTAPPHGNAAAK; from the exons ATGGAAACAG ACGAGCAGGCCAGGAACCGTTTCCAGTTGGAGCTCGAGTTCGTCCAGTGTTTGGCGAATCCCAACTACCTGAACT tTCTGGCTCAGAGAGGCATCCTGAGGGACAGATCCTTCATCAACTACCTGAAGTACCTGCTGTACTGGAAGGAGCCTGAGTATGCCAAGTTCCTCAA GTACCCCCACTGCCTGCACATGCTGGAGCTGCTGCAGTACGAGCACTTCAGGAAGGAGCTGGTGAACGCTCAGTGCGCCAAGTTTATCGAcgagcagcagctgctgcactGGCAGCACTACTCACGAAAACGCATGCGGCTGCAGCAGGCGCTCGCTGAGCAAACGCAGGCGCAGCCGCAGACGGCCCCGCCACACGGCAACGCCGCCGCAAAATGA
- the slc13a5a gene encoding solute carrier family 13 member 5a, producing MSVLPLRVKMLRQVWRLKGVVILVCSPFLLLPLAVSTTEAACAYVIALMAVYWCTEVLPLAVTALLPTILFPVLGIMESKEVCMQYLKDTNMLFVGGLMVAVAVEHWNLHKRIALRVLLIVGVRPALLMLGFMGVTAFLSMWISNTATTAMMVPIVQAVLDQLHSNVDPEHSANSKNRSEALPQEHQEKTISILQAVNPNIMEIGLNLSTQTQGNSETTSNLQGNMLPEYKVVSQGQMDTKEIVKPAPQDKPQSDSSSSPVVVTVESNCCQMELEELSDVEEETRRMSKGLLLSVCYAASIGGIATLTGTGPNLVLIGQMSQLFPQNGDVINFASWFAFAFPTMVLTLTLAWFWLQFLYVGCNLRKTWGCGAVQSQKERAAYEVIRDEHSRLGPMSYGEFSVLALFIVMVVLWFTRDPRFMDGWATHMFNSKAEFVTDATVALFVAVLLFVLPSEPPRYLCFWRRSDTESQVSRGPAPSLLTWQVTQKKMPWNIVLLLGGGFALAKGSEESGLSRWLGDQMTPLHSIPPWAIAIILCLLVATFTECASNVATATLFLPILASMSQSISLNPLYVMIPCTLSASFAFMLPVATPPNAIVFSSGFLKVSDMAKTGVVMNIIGIGCISLAINSWGRVLFSLDTFPSWANVTAPV from the exons ATGTCAGTTCTTCCTCTGCGGGTGAAAATGCTGCGGCAGGTCTGGAGGCTGAAGGGCGTCGTGATCCTCGTCTGCAGCCCGTTCCTCCTGCTGCCGCTCGCCGTCAGCACCACG GAGGCAGCCTGTGCTTATGTCATAGCCCTCATGGCGGTGTATTGGTGCACGGAGGTGTTGCCGCTGGCGGTGACAGCGCTGCTGCCAACCATCCTGTTCCCTGTCCTGGGCATCATGGAGTCCAAAGAA GTGTGTATGCAGTACCTGAAGGACACTAACATGCTGTTTGTTGGGGGCCTGATGGTCGCCGTAGCCGTCGAGCACTGGAACCTCCACAAACGCATCGCGCTCCGGGTGCTGCTGATAGTTGGAGTCCGACCTGCCCT GTTGATGCTGGGGTTCATGGGAGTGACGGCCTTCCTGTCCATGTGGATCAGCAACACGGCAACCACCGCCATGATGGTTCCCATCGTCCAGGCCGTCCTGGATCAGCTCCACAGTAACGTAGACCCTGAGCATTCGGCCAACAGTAAGAACAGGAGTGAGGCACTACCTCAGGAGCATCAGGAGAAAACCATCAGCATCCTTCAAGCTGTTAACCCAAACATCATGGAGATAG GTCTGAATCTATCAACCCAAACTCAAGGCAACTCAGAGACAACCAGCAACCTACAAGGCAACATGTTGCCTGAGTATAAAGTGGTGTCACAGGGTCAGATGGATACAAAGGAGATTGTCAAACCAGCACCACAAGACAAACCTCaatcagacagcagcagcagtcccG TGGTCGTGACCGTGGAGAGCAACTGCTGTCAGATGGAGCTGGAGGAGCTGAGTGACGTGGAGGAGGAGACGAGGAGGATGAGTAAAGGCCTCCTACTGTCGGTCTGCTACGCCGCCAGCATCGGAGGCATCGCTACCCTGACAGGAACCGGGCCAAACCTGGTCCTCATCGGACAGATGAGCCA GCTCTTCCCTCAGAACGGTGACGTGATCAACTTTGCGTCCTGGTTTGCCTTTGCTTTCCCCACCATGGTGCTGACGCTGACCCTGGCCTGGTTCTGGCTGCAGTTCCTCTATGTGGGCTGCAA CCTGAGGAAGACGTGGGGTTGCGGTGCGGTCCAGTCGCAGAAGGAGCGGGCAGCATACGAGGTCATCAGGGACGAGCATTCCCGTCTGGGACCCATGAGCTACGGAGAGTTCAGCGTTCTGGCACTTTTCATTGTCATGGTGGTGCTGTGGTTCACACGAGACCCGCGCTTCATGGACGGCTGGGCGACACACATGTTCAACTCCAAAGCTGA gTTCGTCACAGATGCAACCGTTGCcttgtttgttgctgttttgttgtttgttcttcCCTCCGAGCCGCCGCGATACCTCTGCTTCTGGAGGCGCTCCGACACAg AGTCTCAGGTCTCTCGAGGCCCTGCCCCTTCTCTGCTCACCTGGCAGGTGACTCAGAAGAAGATGCCCTGGAATATCGTCCTGCTGCTGGGAGGCGGCTTTGCTTTGGCCAAAGGCAGTGAG GAGTCGGGTTTGTCGCGTTGGCTCGGTGATCAGATGACGCCGCTCCACTCAATTCCTCCATGGGCCATCGCCATCATCCTCTGCCTGCTCGTTGCCACCTTCACTGAATGTGCAAGCAACGTTGCAACAGCAACTCTCTTCCTGCCCATCCTGGCTTCCATG TCCCAGTCCATCAGCTTGAACCCTCTGTACGTGATGATCCCCTGCACCCTCAGCGCCTCCTTCGCCTTCATGCTGCCGGTGGCCACTCCACCCAATGCCATTGTCTTTTCCTCCGGTTTCCTCAAAGTGTCCGACATG GCAAAAACAGGTGTGGTGATGAACATCATCGGCATCGGCTGCATTAGTCTGGCCATCAACAGCTGGGGTCGGGTCCTGTTTTCTCTGGACACTTTCCCCTCGTGGGCCAACGTCACTGCGCCCGTATAG